From the Macaca nemestrina isolate mMacNem1 chromosome 7, mMacNem.hap1, whole genome shotgun sequence genome, the window TCTTGGTTTTCCTGCCTTCTGATTTCTGTGGACTTTCACTCCTTCCGGGAGCCAGTGGTCAAACACCATTTCACTGTGACCAACAGGTGCACACTCTGAGCCCCAAGGGAAGGGGCTGTGCTCCACCTCCCTGCCCCGGTTGTTCTGTGTATGTCCCTACAAGAATACTCATCTCTTGCCTTCAGGTGGCATTTTTCAACGACGCTGGAGCCAGTGCCCAGGAATAGCAAAGGGTGTGCTCCCAGCCCCTGGCTCACCCAGTGGCTTCATCTCAGAGGACCCCAGGGACTGGGGGTGAGTCTGTGTGTGGGGAGACCCACAGAGCCCTGCATGGGGCCATCtctgcgggggtgggggtgggggtgaacTTGGGCGCCAGCACCAGCATGACAGCTAAGCACCCCTCCCTCCAGGTGAACCTGCTGGAGCTGCAGGGACAGGTGTTGTGGCTTGTGGGCGACCACAATGAGGGGCACGACAAATTCCTGACCACTGCCCAGAGCCCTGCTGATCAGCCCGCTCTAGGAGCCCCAATACCCCAGGAGCTTGGGTGTGCTGACAAGCAGGGTGGTGGGTAGAGCGCTCAGGCGGGGTGGGCGGGCAGGAGCAGGGGAGGCTCGCACTGACCTCAgatcccctcctccctctgtctgAAGATCTTCGTGGCTGAGCCTCACTGACAGCGTGGAGCCTGCACCAGGAGAGGCCAGAGAGGGTTCTCCCCACCACAACCCCACTGCACAGCAGATCGTGCAGCTGCTTCCTCTAACGCAGGACTCTCCAGGAGCACCGAGGCTTGGGCAGCAACCCCTGCATGCCATTCTTTTCACCGTGCGGAGATCAGGATGAtaaacatcatcatcatctaaGAGCTggtcaagaaatttaaaaacaaacaaaaaaagtttagggGTTAATCTCCTACACAATTCATTTACTTCATTTGAATGTTAGAGCCACTCAtgtttatttatcaatttatttgtaGAAAGTTAAAGGAGAGTGGGTCTTTCCCTCATGTTCACTCTGTATTTTGACAGTTCAAATCACTTCACTTTTACCTGACACATATAAATGACTAGGAATGAACTTCAGATAGTGTTTAGCATCTGTAACCTATCTGACAATAATGTGTTCATCAGGGACCTCTGGATTAAATCACATACCGGCATAATTAAGCTGAATGtcagtctgaaaaataaaagtgctaTATTAACTGAAATACCACTCTTTGTGTAGGAATTTTGTCATATGTTtaagaaaaagctaaaaagaatggaaattctATGACAATAACTTTAGTCTTTCTTCAAAGTGCATGCAGTCGTTTGCAATACCTCATTCAGCCAAGTATTTGTTCTCTTCCTCATTCAGTATAAGGCAGCTTTCAATTTGCTTAGAAGGCAACATTAGAAGGTTAGAgttaatcaaaaaaataaaatctaaaatgtgagttcaactgaataaatttgaatttctgtAGGAAGAATCAAAATACCTATTTAAAGATTGCAATATAtgataatcatttttaaagtatttgattaAACTTTAGGttttccagaaatgaaaaaaatcaattctaaaaCCAAAgctgatttttagaaaatgtgaaaatgtaaatCAGCCCTATCCATAATAGAGTTTCTCTAAAACTTTATGTgagtcatttttaaataactattcaAAAATGTAACTGCTATCttaatgttttgaaataagttaaaacattttaaatatgaatactatagtttaaaaaaaagaaacctaggggaaggaaaagtagagaaagaaacGCCAATTCCAGTCCAAAGCTTTATTTGCCAAGTTTTCTTAGAATGACTTTTACCAATTTATGAATTCTTATAAACATTGAATATATATGGAAATACTGAATCATATAATAGAAATATTGAATTTGCCTAAAGTGGCATTGTTGACTGCTGCGATGTTACTGtaatgtaataaattattaaattgttGCAAAGTGTTGTTTTTGCCTTAAAATTGTGTGTGTCTTGAAAACTATAGTATTAAATACTATAGCGTGCAAATACTGGGCACGCTTGGCATGAgataatctgtttttatttttacaaaattataacTATGTAAGTGTGTTTattaaaagaacaaactaaaagTTATGGGATGAAAGAGTTATGGGGCAAAACATGTGGAAAAGTGTgtcaaaaaaagtagaaaaaagttttatgaaaagttattttaaaagttatgaaaaagaagttatggtattaaaaaaaaagtcacaggatataaataaaaataaataaaagcaggccCCTGTCAGCATAAGCCTGGAGAAGTGGGTCTGGAGTCTTCACCCCCACCATGTCCCTGCCACCCCTTCCCAGTCACCCGTTTACCACTAGGGTAGCAAGACAAGACCCCTGTCTAATGGGGGGAGACAGACTTTTTGCCACCTTGACCACGGCTGAGTCCTTGAATTTCTGGATGATGATGCTTGTTATTTAAGAACCAGAGGCTGATGGAGTTGGTTTGTTTGGAGGAGGCCTGATGACCTCTCTACTCTCACCAAAGCAACTTTTCCCTGGGGGGCTCCCATCTTCTTATTCAGAGAGGCAGCTGAACCAGGACAGTGGGGCTAACAGTAGACCAAGTGAGGGCATGGGCTGCTGGGGTGACTCCCGCTTCCCCAGTATACACATTGAATTTGTGTAACATTCTGGGGGGTAGGGCCACCCCCTGTATTGTACCTAGTGGAGGTTGGAGCTGGCATAAGGAGAGGAGGTTCTAATAATTATTTGCAGCTGGGAAACTTATTTATTCCTAGCATAGGacagaggaaggaggcagggatggGGTCATGGCTCCCTTGGTGATGTGACTCctgtttatttcacttttcattgTGGAATAAATGGATTTAGCTATACTGCTCAGCCTGGTGTGTTCCTGTTTCCCTCACTGGGTCCTGCAGTTTGTCCCACAGAACGAGGAGCCCCAGAGTGTCTGAGCATGTCCAGCAGCTGGGCTGTTGGGGATCTTCCAGGCCTGTTACCTGTATGCTGCCTGGTGACACCTAGTGGAGGTGACGGGGACTGCCATGGTGCCTAATGGGCACAGTCCCGCCCTGACAGCCAACAGGCTCAGAAGCCTGATCTAGCTGTGGCCGGGAAGACAGATACCAGCACCCAAGGGCACTGACTTCCATCTACCCCAGGTGTCTTCCCTTCCGTccgcctgcctccctctcctgtcTGCACTGGGTGGCCTGTTCTGTCTGTCCCTCCAGAGTGCAGGCTGCCCCTCGGTCTCCCTCCAGGCTGAGTTCATGACCCTGCCCCCTAGTGGCCAGAGCCGGCATCACAGGATAAGAA encodes:
- the LOC139364059 gene encoding golgin subfamily A member 2-like isoform X3; translation: MQDIPEDRESREVRWHFSTTLEPVPRNSKGCAPSPWLTQWLHLRGPQGLGVNLLELQGQVLWLVGDHNEGHDKFLTTAQSPADQPALGAPIPQELGCADKQGDLRG
- the LOC139364059 gene encoding golgin subfamily A member 6D-like isoform X1 → MQDIPEDRESREVRWHFSTTLEPVPRNSKGCAPSPWLTQWLHLRGPQGLGVNLLELQGQVLWLVGDHNEGHDKFLTTAQSPADQPALGAPIPQELGSSWLSLTDSVEPAPGEAREGSPHHNPTAQQIVQLLPLTQDSPGAPRLGQQPLHAILFTVRRSG
- the LOC139364059 gene encoding golgin subfamily A member 2-like isoform X2; the encoded protein is MALPGEEEMEEDIWTVRRRRHLSPCRTSQRTGRAGRSGGIFQRRWSQCPGIAKGVLPAPGSPSGFISEDPRDWGSSWLSLTDSVEPAPGEAREGSPHHNPTAQQIVQLLPLTQDSPGAPRLGQQPLHAILFTVRRSG